One region of Collinsella aerofaciens ATCC 25986 genomic DNA includes:
- a CDS encoding lytic transglycosylase domain-containing protein, with product MPKARFFTWYRVAPLAVVFVFGLISLVYSCAPAAFFKPLYPIDYEAYVKQSSISHNLDPYLVCAVIKSESNWDPEAESNQGAQGLMQLMPETAQDMIAKGLVDGGEYSADNLNDPATNIEFGCAYLSYLLAYFNGSTDSAIAAYNAGMGNVDGWAQQNTSFHNAITFPETQAYLIRVNNAWVRYKTLYPDQFV from the coding sequence ATGCCTAAGGCACGTTTCTTTACGTGGTATCGCGTGGCGCCACTTGCCGTTGTGTTCGTCTTCGGCCTTATTTCGCTCGTCTACTCGTGTGCCCCTGCCGCTTTCTTTAAGCCGCTGTATCCGATTGACTACGAGGCGTATGTAAAGCAATCCAGTATTTCGCATAATCTGGATCCGTATCTGGTGTGCGCTGTCATTAAGTCGGAATCGAATTGGGACCCCGAGGCCGAGTCGAATCAGGGTGCTCAGGGATTGATGCAGCTGATGCCCGAGACTGCCCAGGATATGATCGCCAAGGGCCTTGTCGACGGAGGTGAGTATTCGGCCGACAATCTTAACGATCCGGCTACGAATATCGAGTTTGGCTGCGCATACCTCTCGTATCTTCTCGCCTATTTCAACGGGTCGACGGATAGTGCCATCGCCGCCTATAACGCCGGTATGGGCAATGTCGACGGATGGGCGCAGCAGAACACGTCATTCCATAATGCGATTACCTTCCCTGAAACTCAGGCTTATCTGATTCGCGTCAATAATGCCTGGGTTCGCTACAAGACCCTCTATCCCGATCAGTTCGTATAG
- a CDS encoding IS110 family transposase, producing the protein MAPPRMPEAVIGLDVGKLSHWACVATRDGEILLSAPVANREGDLDSLFGRFPDALVVVDQSRNIGALALARAKAAGMSAAYLPGLAAHGAARLFAGDAKTDERDAMVIAKTALGIPDALLPVGDPGPTVAAARALAAQRNFLTCENTRSKNRLRSILLESCPAFEALVDLSDGPQLRLMASLGGAWSVADAGPRRAAALTRGAARGKIEALVRSTASSTRPDAAAIAAEDRAVRLLARRISENSAEIDVITAEISALLEGDDTYRCLLTVPGIGPKTASELAISIDIEDFPSHDRLASYCGLAPRNRQSGTSISSVTASRQGNKRLKNLLIFSCNCLTRTEGRWGDYYARCRERGMPHGKALKALARKRLKVIYAIMRDRVPYAA; encoded by the coding sequence GTGGCACCACCTAGAATGCCGGAAGCCGTCATCGGGCTCGATGTCGGGAAATTGTCCCATTGGGCATGCGTCGCGACCCGGGACGGCGAGATACTGCTGAGCGCCCCCGTCGCGAACAGGGAGGGCGATCTGGACTCGCTGTTCGGCCGCTTCCCCGACGCGCTCGTGGTCGTCGACCAGTCGCGCAACATAGGCGCCCTCGCGCTCGCCCGCGCCAAGGCGGCCGGGATGTCGGCGGCGTACCTGCCGGGACTCGCGGCACACGGGGCCGCCAGGCTCTTCGCCGGCGACGCCAAGACCGACGAGCGGGACGCAATGGTCATCGCGAAGACGGCGCTGGGCATCCCCGACGCACTCCTGCCGGTCGGGGATCCGGGCCCGACGGTCGCGGCGGCGAGGGCGCTGGCCGCCCAGAGAAACTTCCTGACCTGCGAAAACACCAGGAGCAAGAACCGGCTGCGCAGCATCCTGCTGGAATCGTGCCCCGCCTTCGAGGCGTTGGTCGACCTGTCCGACGGTCCCCAGCTGAGGCTCATGGCATCCCTCGGCGGGGCCTGGTCGGTGGCCGACGCCGGGCCCCGCAGGGCGGCGGCGCTCACGCGCGGGGCGGCGCGCGGCAAGATCGAGGCCCTCGTCCGCTCGACGGCCTCCTCGACAAGGCCGGACGCGGCGGCCATCGCCGCCGAGGACCGGGCGGTGAGGCTGCTCGCGCGCAGGATCTCCGAGAACTCGGCGGAGATCGATGTGATCACGGCGGAGATATCCGCCCTCCTCGAGGGCGACGATACCTACCGATGCCTCCTGACGGTGCCGGGGATCGGCCCCAAAACCGCTTCCGAGCTCGCGATCTCCATAGATATCGAAGACTTCCCAAGCCACGACAGGCTCGCGTCGTACTGCGGCCTGGCGCCGCGCAACCGCCAGTCGGGGACCTCGATCTCCTCGGTGACGGCATCGCGCCAAGGCAACAAGAGGCTGAAGAACCTGCTCATATTCTCGTGCAACTGCCTTACCCGGACAGAGGGAAGATGGGGCGATTACTACGCTAGGTGCCGAGAGCGGGGCATGCCGCACGGCAAGGCGCTCAAGGCGCTGGCACGAAAGAGGCTGAAGGTCATCTACGCGATCATGCGGGACAGGGTGCCCTACGCCGCCTAG
- the coaE gene encoding dephospho-CoA kinase (Dephospho-CoA kinase (CoaE) performs the final step in coenzyme A biosynthesis.) has translation MFTVFVLGNIASGKSTACRYFESRGAMLIDLDELAKSLYVPGSDIVNALADEFGWDILDEEGGIRRSILASRAFASPDSVARLNGIVHPVLIEQLSLRILDPVCCTVSSPRYPFAVVEVSAPTGFEDAFGLADEILVISAPLSVRRERAIQRGMVPSDFDARSACQPDESALCNLATTVIDNSAADNSLFEQLDSWLACHGFIDTPDKEEADA, from the coding sequence ATGTTTACCGTATTTGTCTTGGGCAATATCGCTTCGGGTAAGTCGACTGCCTGCCGCTATTTCGAATCTCGTGGCGCTATGCTTATCGATCTGGATGAGCTTGCAAAATCGCTGTATGTGCCGGGCTCTGATATCGTCAATGCTCTCGCGGATGAATTCGGTTGGGACATTTTGGATGAGGAAGGCGGCATTCGCCGCAGCATCCTCGCCTCTCGAGCTTTCGCTTCTCCTGATTCGGTCGCACGGCTCAATGGCATTGTGCATCCCGTTCTGATTGAACAGCTTTCGCTTAGGATTCTCGATCCGGTTTGTTGTACGGTTTCATCACCCCGTTACCCCTTTGCGGTGGTTGAGGTTTCTGCTCCGACTGGTTTTGAGGATGCATTTGGCTTGGCTGATGAAATTCTGGTCATTAGCGCCCCTTTGTCAGTTCGTCGCGAGCGCGCTATTCAACGTGGCATGGTGCCATCTGATTTCGATGCCCGTTCTGCTTGCCAGCCCGATGAGTCTGCGCTGTGCAATCTCGCTACAACGGTGATTGATAATTCGGCAGCCGATAATTCGCTCTTTGAGCAGCTTGACTCATGGCTTGCATGCCACGGGTTTATAGATACTCCGGATAAGGAGGAGGCCGATGCCTAA